A segment of the Desulfofundulus kuznetsovii DSM 6115 genome:
CTGTCCAAAGTGCTTCACTCGGGAAAATGTCCGTTATATCTCCAGAGTCCCACATTTTATTTTTGGATCCGGTTTGAAAGCTACAGAGTTGCCGTTGTATAGGTGCGTCAACTGCGGTCATATATTTGTGAGTGAGGACACTAAATTTTTTCTTTGCAAAAGTTTGGGTGACGAAGAAGCTCGATTCTGTATAAAGCGTCACATTGAACTGCTAAATGAAGATCTTAAACGCTGGAAGAGAGAAATCGAAGAGATAAATAGAACTATGGCGTCTAATATGATCACCTGTAGGCGCTGAGCTAACAGGGCCGACCGGCCCAAACCATTTCCACGAAAGGGAGGGAATGGGGCGGGCCGGATGGTCCGCCCCGCAATTCATGATAACGGTGAAGGATATTATCAAGAAATACCCACGCGGCACGAAAATCGATGTCTGGGTGCGCAACTGGGGCGGCCCTTCCTACCTGGGCAGGTTTGCCGTCGAAGCCCGGACGCTCCGGCACGTCGAATCCGGGTTGAAGTGGGGAGAACTGGCGAAAGACGTCACCCGTGATAACCACGGGATGAGGTTAATAATCGTAAGGGTGAAGAAGGTAAATTAACCAACGGGCCAACCGGTCCAAACCATTCCAGAAAGGAGGAATGGGGCGGGCCGGGAGGGTCCGCCCTGGAAACCATGAGAAATCTTGAAGCAGCCCTCAAGTTCCGGTATAATACTGGGAGAAAGGGTGTTAAGCGAGTGGACGGGATTAACCGGACCAACGACTATGTTTTTAAGCGTATCTTTGGTTCTGAAGAAGGTAAGGAAGCCCTGCTGGGATTCCTCAATGCGGTGTTCAAACTACCGCCCGGCAGAGAACTGACCGACCTGGAGTTGCTGGACAGGGAAATCGACCCGGAATACCTTCTCGACAGGGCCGCCCGGCTGGACGTACTGGCGAAGGCGGCTGACGGGTCGCTGATCAACGTCGAGATACAGATTGCCAACAGGTTCGACATCGACAAGCGGACACGTTCTACTGGGCGCGGCTGTACGGCGGCCAGTTAAAATCCGGCCAGCAGTTTTCGGAACTGCGGAGGACAGTCGCTATCAACATCCTGGCCTTCGACTGGTTTGCCGACGAGCGGTACCACCACGTCTTTCGTATCCGGGACATCGAGACCGGGGAACCGATGAACGACCACCTGGAAATCCACTTTCTGGAGCTGAACAAGGTGCGGAGGCGCGAGTGGGACCCGGACGACCCGCTGGAAGCGTGGCTGATGTACCTGAACAACCTGGAAGGGGAGGGGTTGAGGGTGATCGCGGAAAAGAACCCGGCGATCAAGAAGGCCCTGACCGTCGAAGAAGTTTTCAGGAAGAGCGAACTGGAGCGCCGCCTGTATGAGTTGCGGGAAAAGGCCATCCGGGACGAAATCTCCATGGTGGCGGGCGCGAAAGCAGAAGGTAGAGCGGAAGGTATGGCTATCAAAGCCCAGGACGCCATTATCCGTTATCTGAGGAAAAAGTTCAAGGTCGACTGCGAAGATAAAATACGGCAGGTCAGGGACGTTGAAACCCTTGACGGGCTTTTCGACAGCCTGCTTGATGCCGGGACTTTGGAAGAGGCTGAGGAAGTTATAGCCCGTGTGCTGCCGCAGTAACACTCCCTTACGGGCAAAATAAAATTTGTAAGTTAAGGACGGTCTCTTTACAAGGCCGTCCTTGTCATTTTCAGAGCCTCCGGCCCAAACCATTCCAAAAGGGAGGGAATGGGGCGGGCCGGTAGGGTCCGCCCCGTATACGATGACACTCACCGACAGAGCGAGAGAAGCCTTGAACCGTCTTTTAGAAATGTTTCGCACCGGAGACCTGCCCGCTGCCGTAGCCCGGACGGTCATCCGGGCGAAGACCGGGTACGAGAGGCCGTCCGACAGGTGGAGCCTGGGCAACCGGCTGCTTATGTACCTGGCCGGTACGGAGGACGCCAGGGGCTACAGGCAGTGGGAAGAAGTAGGGCGACACGTCAAGAAAGGCGCTAAGGCATTCTATATCCTGGCCCCGACCACCAGAAAGAAAACGGTTAAGGAGCGGGAAGTGGACCCGGAGACCGGCGAAGAGCGGGAAGTGGAGCGGGAGCGCACGGTTATTACCGGCTTCCGGTGTGTCCCGGTGTTCCGGTACGAGGACACGGAGGGTGAACCCCTGCCGGAAGCGGACTATAACCCGCCGGAGCCGCCGCCCCTGTTCGACGTGGCCAGGCGATTCGCGGGTGACGTGAAATACAAGCCCTTCGTAGGAAGGTACTACGGCTATTTCAGCCCCGCCAGGGACGAGATAGTTCTGAGTACCCACGATGCGCGCACACCTTCTTTCACGAACTGGCCCACGCCGTCCATCACCAGGTGAAGCCGGGCGGGTTGAAACCGGGCCAGCACGCGGACCAGGAAATCGTGGCCGAGACCGTGGCTGCCGCCCTGTGCGAGATGTACGGCTTTTCCGGGTACATCTGGCACGGATGGGAGTATATTCGGCATTACGCCGGTCAGGACGACCGGAAGGCCCTGAAGGCCGTCATGGGCGTTCTGGCGGACGTGGAAAAGGTGCTGGACGTTATCCTGGGCGCGGCAGAAGAAAGGAACAAGAAGGTTGCGTAAGGAAGAGAGGTTGGATTTCCCGGCCCTGAACCAATTCAGAAAGGATGGTATAAATGAAAACCCTGTACCAGTGCGAAATTTGCGGGATGGTTTACAAAAACCGTAAGGACGCCGAAAAGTGCGAAGCCCGCGGTAGGGCGAAGGTGTATCCGGTTGGAATGTTATACTCCGCCGGGTATAAAGACATCGTTTTCGCCGTGGCTAAAAACTATCCCGAAGGACACAGTAACTTTTTTGCGGCCTGGGCCGCGCGGGATAATGGTTATGGTGATAACTACGGAACAGAGTACTGCGAAGGCGGGTCGGTTTTATATCCTCCCGATCCGAAACTGCCTGCTTTCCAGCGCATGGTTAACTACCTTACGCGCCATGGTATCCCGGTGACGGTTTGGGACGGTGAAAAACCTGTACCGCTGGAAGATTGGCTAGGAAGATAAATAAGGAGGCCCTGCTGGGTTTTCTCAATGCCGTGTTCAAGCTGCCGCCCGGCAGGGGGCTGACCGATGTAAATCTGCTGGATAGGGAAATCGACCCGGAATATCTTCTCGACAGGGCCGCCCGGCTGGACGTGCTGGCGAAGGCAGCCGACAGGCTTTTCGACAACCTGCTTGACGCTGAGACGCCGGAAGAAGCTGGCGAGATCATAGCCCGCGTGCTGCCGCAGTAACACTCCCTACGGATAAAACAAAAACCTGCAAGTTTAGGGACGGTCCTGTAAAGAGACCGTCCTTGTCATTTCCAGGGCCTACCGGCCCGCCAAAATTCCCACGGGAAGGAGGAAACGGGGCGGGCCGGGATGGTCCGCCCCTCATACATGGCACGACTGGCATCTGAAGCTAAAGGCGGGTATTACCCCACTCCACCGAAAGAAATGGGACTTGTCTGTAAAAAGCTCAGGGTAGAACCCGGTACAAAAGTTAACGTAATCGATCCCTGCGCCGGAGAAGGGGATGCCCTTAAAATGGCCTCCGACCACCTAAAGTCGGAAGGTGGCAATATTGTCACCTACGGAATAGAAATAGAGGCCACCAGGGCAGAAAAATGCCGCTCGAAGCTCGACCGTGTGGTGAGGTGCGGCTACGAGGAAGCCCGGGTGACGCCGAAGGCGTTCTCCTTCATGTGGCTGAACCCGCCCTACAACGAGCGGGGTGGGGAGCGCGCGGAAGTCACGTTCCTGCGCGACCTGACCGACCCCGTGAGCGGCAAGCTCATGAACGGTGGGGTGCTTGGTTACTGTATCCCGCAGTACGTCCTGACTCAGGCTGCCCCGATCCTGGCCGCCAGGTTTGACGACCTGGCAGTGTACAGGTTCACCGACGAAAACTTTCCGGTATTCAAGCAGATAGTGGTGTTCGGGGTAAGGCGCGCTAAGGCCAGGCAGGGGAGTGAAGCGCGGGAAATCAGGGAATGGCTGAAAGAACTTTCCCGTAAAGAAGGACTTCCCGTGCTGGACGCTAATGACGGCGTGACGTATCTCATACCCGAATCTCCTGCCGTAAAAATCACCTTCCGGGGTTCCGTCACGGACCCTCTGGAGGTGGGCGGGGACATTGTGAGGTCCCCCGTGTGGGAGGAAATCAAATACCTTCTCCCGATGCCCAGGAAAGTGTCGTCATTGAAACCTCCCGTGCTGCCTTTAAAGCCCGCCCACGATGCTGTAGCGATAGCCGCGGGCGCGATCGGGGGCAACATGGGGACCCACCTTCTGGTGGGCATGACGAAAAAGGTCGTGGACAGGCAGGTTATCCCGGAAGAAAAGGGGGAAAAAGTCATCGAGACGGAACGGCCCAGGACCACAATCCGGGTTTTCACCCCAGAAGGAATCTACGAACTGGAGTAGGGAGGCGAAAAAGTTGAAGATATACTCCAGCGGAGCGGGGCGCACTTTCGAGTGCGTCCTTCATTTTGCGGGGTACCTTGCAGGTTATCTTTACATTGCCAGCTTCGCCGGCACTTCCTCTGCTGTCTGGGGCCTGTCGGCGAACATAATCGAAGGCAGGGAAATCGTCATCGAAGACGAATCGGGGAGGAGAATATACCTCGACACCCTCGGGGGCCAGTACAGGAGGATTGAATCAAAAACGGGCGATGTGTACCACTGCGTGGTGCTGCACAAGTCCGCAGTGTTCAGCGAAAATTCTCCGAACCCCCTTATCGTGGCGGAGGACGGGGATATCGATAAGGCCGTCGGCAGGTATTTAACGGCTAAATTCCCTGTACCGCCCGAGTGGGAAGAAGACTATTACAAAATCCTGACCTATGCTGAACTCAATATGGTCAGGAACCCGTTCATAGATGTGTGGAAGGACTTGAAGGTGGCCAAGATAACTGCCGTAAATGGTTACACCAACCATGACAAACTTACGGACGAAACGTTGAAAGAAGCGATAACCCGCGGACTGAAGGAGGGTCTTTTAAAGATTCCCGAATCCGACGCCGGAGGTGTATTTGACCCTTCGTGGACGATGCGGGAATACCTGAAGGCCAACGCCCGGGTCCTTTCGGAACGGATTAAAATCGTCCGCCCGAGGCACGACCCGGAGACGGACAAACTCCACCCGGCCATAGGCCGGATGGAGAGGATACCGTTCCCGGCGCAGGCCCACGTCATCCAGGGGCTGGTCAACACCCTGGAAGAGCAGAACATGGCCGTGGCCTGCGGTGACATGGGCACGGGGAAGTCCATAATAGCCCTGGGCGTGTGCAACGTGCTCTACGAGAAAAAGAAAGGACCCATAACCGTCCTCCTGTGTGCTCCTGGAGTGACTATACCCAAGTGGGAGAAGAAGGAGATTGCCGAAACGCTTCCCGACGCAGAAGTGTTCGTGATCAGGAGCACGGAGGACGCGGCAAGGTATCTCCGTATGATCAGGGAAGGTCACAGGCCCAAAGGATTGGAATTCGTCCTGGTCGGCCTGGACAGGGCGAAACTGGGACCTGAACCCTGGTTTTCGGGGATATGGAAGAGGGTCAGGGGTACGAAAGAATACGCCTGGCACTGTCCCGACTGCGGGGAACCGCTGGAAAATATCTACGTCAAAGCAAAGGAAGGGGAACGGCCCTTCCTGACGTGGAAAGATCTTGCCTGCGGGAAACCCCCGAAAGAGTATAGAAATCTTCAGCCCAACGGGCTTCCGGAAGGGTTCATCCCTAAATGGAAGCTCCCCTCCAAGCACAGGAAATGTCCCTCCTGCGGAACTCCCCTGTGGAGGCCCGCCCTGAAGTCCAGGAACGAGACTCCCAACAGGCCCCGCTGGTTCGTCAGTTTTATCCTGAAGAAGTTAAAGAAGCACTTCGACCTGTTCATCATGGACGAGGTGCACCAGACGAAGGCCCGCGACTCCGGCAGGGGCGACGCCTTCGCCCAGATGCTGAAGTCGGCAAAAAAGACTCTATGCCTGACAGGAACCCTGATTAACGGGATGTCCTCCAGTATAAAAGAGCTGCTCTGGAGGACCGACCCGAAATCCCTCATCAGGGAGGGGTTCAACCACAAGACCAGCACCGTGGCCTGGGCGAAAAAGTACGGCGTCCTGGAGAAAGTCATCCGTTCGTCCGACGAGGACGAAGGGATAGTCACCAGGCGCAAGAAGTCCGGCGACCAGGCCAGGGAGAAACCCGGCATAGCCCCGGAGCTGGTGGTGAACCACCTCCTCCACCGGGCGGCGTTTCTCGAACTGGGCGACCTGGAACTCCCCCTGGTGGAGCTGAAAGAAATCCCCGTGTTCGTGGAGATGGACCCCGAGCACATGGAAAAGTACAAGGAATTCCACCGGGAACTCTACAACCTCTGCATGAGCGCCTACATGAGCGGTTCGCCCGGGGCGTTCGCGAAATTTATCCCTTCAACGATAAATTATGCCGACCGCCCCGACCTGGGCGCAGAGGTCGCCGTGAAAGACAGGGGCAAAAAAGTCCTGGGTGTGGTGTACGCTCCGGCTTTCCCGGACGACTATTACCACGCCAAAGAGAGGGAACTGGTCTGCCTGGTCCGGGAAAACTTAGCGGAAGACCGGGGCGTGGTGATTTACTGCAACTACACCGACTCCTACGGGGTGCACCACCGCTTAAAAGAAGTCCTGGAAACTCACGGGATAGAGGCGCACGTCCTGGAGAGCCACGTTTCGCCCGAAAAGCGGGTGGAGTGGCTGGCCCAGAAGGAAGAGGAAGGGGCCAAAGTTATAATCTGCAACATGCGCCTGGTGGAAGTGGGGTTGGATTTACTTCCCTGGCCCACGATTATTTTCTACCAGATGAACTACGACATAAACACCGTCCGGCAGGCGTCCAGGAGGGCGTGGAGGATTGGCCAGACCCGGGAATGCCGGGTGTACTATCTGGTCTACGAAAGTACCCAGCAGGCCGCGCAGTTTGAGTACTGCATGATCAAGCGTGCCCACGCCATGCTTGCCGAGGGGAGGCTTGACCGGTCGGAACTGGCGAAGTTCGGGCGCGACCTGACCTCATCCCTGGCGGCGGACATCGCCGGCTGTCTTGCTGGTGAGGAAGTTGCCGAGAAATGGAAGGAACTGGCTGAAAGGGACCTGGACGAGAAACTGGAGCTGGTGGAAGAATCGAAGTTCCTGGAGATTCTCTCTAAAACGCAGAAGAAGCTGGCCAGGAGGACTCTCGAACTCTGCGGCCTGCCGGTGGACGAAATTGAAGAAACGGAAGAAGAAGTCAAGCGGCCGACCATTTTGGAGCTGGCGGCGTTCCTTCCGAAGCGCCGGAGGAAGCGCGCACCGAGAGCTCCAAAGGGGTACAGGCAGCTCAGTTTCGAGGACCTGTTGTTTGGGGCGGGTATGTGACCCGCCCCCTTTTTAAAAATCAAGAAGAAAGGTGAGATATTTATGCCCGGCCAGGTAGTGCTTCTGGAAAATCCTTTCAATAAAGAAGTGATGCTATTTCCCATAGTGTGGGAAAGTATGGGAATCCTTTACACTATCCAGCGTTACTTGCAAGAAAGAGGTGTAAATGTTGTAAAGACAAATGCCAGGGAAATAGTTGAGAAAGATCGGCATTTTAAGGAATCGAAAGCCCTGATGCTGACCACTGCCATAGATATCCGGCAGTACGAACGGCTGTTCATCGAACTGAGGGACCGCGGGATTGTCCTTCCCGACCACCACTTGCAGAACCCTTCCGTCATCCACGACATGTTTTACTATTATCCGGTATGTAAAGAGCTGGGTATTAAACAGCCCCGGACCTTTTTTTACCGTTTACTGGAAGACTATTTCGATATGAGACCGCATGAGGTTGAGACGTTCAAGGGAGTACAGATACCTGCTGTCCGGGAGGAAGGTCCGGCGGCAGCGATTTCGAAAGACGCTGTGGAAGTGATCAGTCGAAACGGTGACGGGCTGGGAAACCTCCGGCGACGCGCAGGTGAGTCTGGTTTTCCCGAAGAGGGAAAATACTTTATCCGCGGCACGGTGACATCGTTCAAGTATCTCCGGAAGGAAGACACCGTGAAGAAGAGCCCGGTGGTTCAGAAATTGCTGCAGGCGGCGCTGGCCCTGAAGGTGCTTAACAGGGAAAACAGGTTGCTTGATGAAGTGATGGCAGCCCTGGACGGTATACGCGGTGACGAAAGTCTGGCGGATCTGGCTGTTGCCCATTCTCTTGCTGAAGTTTACGAAAAGATTGCGACAATCGGTCTCCACCTGATAGCGCAGGGACTGGTAAACGAGAACGGTTTCGCGATTCGGGAGTATATCAACATCAGGAGGTTTGGCAGCGCGGAGACCGTTCTTCCATTAAACGCCGAGTACCGGGCGGTGTGTTTTCGGGGCGACGTGCTGTCGATAGATCTGTGGACGCCCCCGCACCTGTTCAAGGACGACGTACCGTTTTCGGAATATGCGCTCAATGACGGCGAAATAAGGTACATCGTTCAGTCGTGTAAAAAGTTCAGCCAGTATACAGGTGCGCAGTTCTTCATGATGGACTTTGCGAAAAGCGAATCGGGAGAACTGTACCTGATAGAGATCAACCCCGGGTATTTCACGTCCATCACGCACGAGAGGAGCAAGATCCTTTTCGCGTACTGGGCGGCGAAATACCTGCTGGGCGAAGTACCGGACGAGAGAGGTTACCGAGAATTTTTGAAGCTGTACGGGAACAGGGAATGGTTTTTCGCACTGAACGAGACGTACCTCAATTATTTAAAGAGAGTCTATCGTAGACATCCAAAGTTAGATGAGATTATAAATAAAAATTTCAAATACATCTACAGAAGGTACGCCGAGTTGAGACACACCAGACCGGTATACAACATATTACCGGCCGGTATTTTTTGATGAGATTTCACTACACTGCTGAGGTGAGAAACAATGTTGTCGGAAAAATCTCCAAAAGTCCGGTTAATTTCGGACTTTCATGACTATTACGACCATTGGTTCAATAGTTGCGACGCAGAGCTTGTCTTTGAGCGCCGGTCCACCGGCGGGATGAGCCGGCCCCAAATGCTGGCATATCTGAAGTCCCTGGGGCTGCAAGTTCCGTTTTTTGGGCGTGTGCGTGACGTTTACAAGTATACGCTGCGCGGTTTCGAGGAAATTCCTCGCTCCGACACCATCTTTGCCATGGTCGTTCATCTTAATGAAAGAGCCCACCGCGGGGAAGGCAAAGTTATGCTTTCCCTGCGCGATGCCCTGGAGAAGTATCCCGATCATTTTGCCGTCCAGTACATCCCGGCCCTACCGTCCGGCCTGGGACTGACCTGGAGGTACCTGCAGGTCGGGAACAAGATATTCTGGCTGGAATATTTCAGCCGCGACGACTGGCGATCTAACTGCGGCGATGTCGAAGTCCGGGTCTTGTCCCGGGAGAGGGACGGATACAACAACAAAATAAGGTACCCGCTGTATGCCGTAGACTTCATCCCGGCTGCCGGCAAGCTGTACGCCATCGACTTTAACATTGCACCGGGCATAAAGGGTACCGGCGTGGAAGAACTCCTGCCAGCCCGGGAGGCGGCGGAAGCAATCAAGAAAGCAATAATTCTATTTGCCAGCCAGAAGGAGGCGAGCGTT
Coding sequences within it:
- a CDS encoding DUF6094 domain-containing protein; this encodes MVRPSYMARLASEAKGGYYPTPPKEMGLVCKKLRVEPGTKVNVIDPCAGEGDALKMASDHLKSEGGNIVTYGIEIEATRAEKCRSKLDRVVRCGYEEARVTPKAFSFMWLNPPYNERGGERAEVTFLRDLTDPVSGKLMNGGVLGYCIPQYVLTQAAPILAARFDDLAVYRFTDENFPVFKQIVVFGVRRAKARQGSEAREIREWLKELSRKEGLPVLDANDGVTYLIPESPAVKITFRGSVTDPLEVGGDIVRSPVWEEIKYLLPMPRKVSSLKPPVLPLKPAHDAVAIAAGAIGGNMGTHLLVGMTKKVVDRQVIPEEKGEKVIETERPRTTIRVFTPEGIYELE
- a CDS encoding ATP-grasp domain-containing protein, with the translated sequence MPGQVVLLENPFNKEVMLFPIVWESMGILYTIQRYLQERGVNVVKTNAREIVEKDRHFKESKALMLTTAIDIRQYERLFIELRDRGIVLPDHHLQNPSVIHDMFYYYPVCKELGIKQPRTFFYRLLEDYFDMRPHEVETFKGVQIPAVREEGPAAAISKDAVEVISRNGDGLGNLRRRAGESGFPEEGKYFIRGTVTSFKYLRKEDTVKKSPVVQKLLQAALALKVLNRENRLLDEVMAALDGIRGDESLADLAVAHSLAEVYEKIATIGLHLIAQGLVNENGFAIREYINIRRFGSAETVLPLNAEYRAVCFRGDVLSIDLWTPPHLFKDDVPFSEYALNDGEIRYIVQSCKKFSQYTGAQFFMMDFAKSESGELYLIEINPGYFTSITHERSKILFAYWAAKYLLGEVPDERGYREFLKLYGNREWFFALNETYLNYLKRVYRRHPKLDEIINKNFKYIYRRYAELRHTRPVYNILPAGIF
- a CDS encoding DEAD/DEAH box helicase — translated: MKIYSSGAGRTFECVLHFAGYLAGYLYIASFAGTSSAVWGLSANIIEGREIVIEDESGRRIYLDTLGGQYRRIESKTGDVYHCVVLHKSAVFSENSPNPLIVAEDGDIDKAVGRYLTAKFPVPPEWEEDYYKILTYAELNMVRNPFIDVWKDLKVAKITAVNGYTNHDKLTDETLKEAITRGLKEGLLKIPESDAGGVFDPSWTMREYLKANARVLSERIKIVRPRHDPETDKLHPAIGRMERIPFPAQAHVIQGLVNTLEEQNMAVACGDMGTGKSIIALGVCNVLYEKKKGPITVLLCAPGVTIPKWEKKEIAETLPDAEVFVIRSTEDAARYLRMIREGHRPKGLEFVLVGLDRAKLGPEPWFSGIWKRVRGTKEYAWHCPDCGEPLENIYVKAKEGERPFLTWKDLACGKPPKEYRNLQPNGLPEGFIPKWKLPSKHRKCPSCGTPLWRPALKSRNETPNRPRWFVSFILKKLKKHFDLFIMDEVHQTKARDSGRGDAFAQMLKSAKKTLCLTGTLINGMSSSIKELLWRTDPKSLIREGFNHKTSTVAWAKKYGVLEKVIRSSDEDEGIVTRRKKSGDQAREKPGIAPELVVNHLLHRAAFLELGDLELPLVELKEIPVFVEMDPEHMEKYKEFHRELYNLCMSAYMSGSPGAFAKFIPSTINYADRPDLGAEVAVKDRGKKVLGVVYAPAFPDDYYHAKERELVCLVRENLAEDRGVVIYCNYTDSYGVHHRLKEVLETHGIEAHVLESHVSPEKRVEWLAQKEEEGAKVIICNMRLVEVGLDLLPWPTIIFYQMNYDINTVRQASRRAWRIGQTRECRVYYLVYESTQQAAQFEYCMIKRAHAMLAEGRLDRSELAKFGRDLTSSLAADIAGCLAGEEVAEKWKELAERDLDEKLELVEESKFLEILSKTQKKLARRTLELCGLPVDEIEETEEEVKRPTILELAAFLPKRRRKRAPRAPKGYRQLSFEDLLFGAGM
- a CDS encoding ArdC family protein, which gives rise to MTLTDRAREALNRLLEMFRTGDLPAAVARTVIRAKTGYERPSDRWSLGNRLLMYLAGTEDARGYRQWEEVGRHVKKGAKAFYILAPTTRKKTVKEREVDPETGEEREVERERTVITGFRCVPVFRYEDTEGEPLPEADYNPPEPPPLFDVARRFAGDVKYKPFVGRYYGYFSPARDEIVLSTHDARTPSFTNWPTPSITR